CCTGGTCACGTCGCTGGCCGTCGGCGTCGTCGCGCTCGCCCCGATGCTGCTGCTGTGGAAGGAATTCCAGATCCGCACCTTCGACCCCGCCCACGCGACCTCGCTGGGCTTCCGGCCGGGGCTCATCGACGGCATCATGTTCACCTGCATCGTCGTGGCCACGGTCATCGGCGTGAAGGCGGTGGGCCTGGTGCTGATGGTGGCTTTCGTGGTCACTCCCCCGGCCGCCGCGCGCCAGTGGACGCGGAGCTTGCCGACGATGGTCGGCCTCTCCGCCGCCATCGGCGCCGTGGGCAGCGGCGTGGGCGCCTACCTGTCCATCGCCCTCGGGAAGATCCCCACGGGGCCGCTGATCGTGATCACGCTGTTCGTCATCTTCCTGGTGTCGATGCTCTTCGCGCCGCGCCGGAGCGTCGTCACGCAGGCCATCGCGCGCGTGCGCGGCCGGGCCGACCTGGCCCGGGAACTGCGCGCGCAGGCCCCGGCCCGCGCCGGAGCCGGGCTCGATGCCCTCACCGGCACCGGCAATGGCGCCGTAAATGGGGCCGCCAACGGCGTGGTCAATGGCACCGGCAACGGCGCCGGCAATGGGGCAGTCAATGGCACCGTCAACGGATCGCGGCGGGAGGTGGCGCGATGAGCTTCCTCGCGGGAACCCTCCTGCTCGCCGTGGTCACGGCGCTCGCCTGCGCGCTGCCCGGCGTCTTCGTGGTGCTGCGGCGCGACTCGATGCTCGTCGACGCGATCGCGCATTCCGTGCTGCCGGGCATCGTGGTCGGGTACTTCTTCACCCGGAACCTCGATTCGCCGTGGCTGATCCTCGGCGCCGCCACCGCCGGGCTGATCGTCGTGCTGGGCAGCCAATGGCTCACCGACTCCGGCCTCATCGCCGGCGACGCACCGCAGGGCCTGGTGTTCCCGGCCCTGTTCAGCGGCGGCGTCATCCTGGTGACGCTCAACTTCGCCAACGTCCACCTGGACACCCACGCCGTCCTCGTCGGCGACCTCAACCTCGCCGCGTTCCGCCACCTGACCATCGGCGGATCCTCGATCGGGCCGGCGTACCTCTACGTCATGCTCGCGGTGCTGGCGGTCAACGTCGCGTTCCTCGCGGCGTTCCGTCCGCAGCTGACGGCCACGACGTTCGACGGCCCCTTCGCCGCGAGCATCGGCATCCCGGTCAAGGCCGTCAACACCGTGTTCATGTTCCTGGTGTCGGTGACCGTCACCGCGGCGTTCAACGCGGCGGGGGCGATCCTGGTGATCGCGCTCGTGGTGGTGCCGGCGGCGACGGCGCACCTGCTGACCAGCCGCCTGAGCACCATGTTCGCGGTCACCGCCGCGGTCGCGGTGGGCGGCGGCATCGCGGGATTCTGGGGCGCGTACGTGCTCCACGCCGCGACCAGCGCCGCGATGTCGGTCTGCTACGGCTCGATTTTCATCGCCGCGCACCTGTACACGCGGGCGCGCTCGCGACGGGCGCGGGCGCTCAGCCGCACGGCGTGACCCAGATGGCGTCGGTGGCGGTGCGGCCCAACGGCAGAGAGCCGGCGGGGGCCGCGCCGCCACCGGCGCCTTCGACGTCCCCTGCCCCGTAACCCTCTCCGGCCCCGTAGCCTTCGCCGTCTCCGCCGTCGATCACGGCGACCTCAACGGAATCCGAGAACGGCGCCCCGGGCCGCAGCTCCAGGTCCACGCCGACGCCGATGCCGTGGCCGGCGAAGAACTGCAGCAGCTCGGGGTCCTCGTCGGAGATGCGCTCGACCCGCACGCGGCACCCCGGCTCGATCCCGGTGAGCACCACGACCCCGGGCAGCGACGGCTCATCGCCCGCGCGCGGGATCGGGTCGCCGTGGGGGTCTCGGTCGGGGTGGCCGAGCCTGTCGTCGATGCGGTCGATCATGAACCCCGACACCGCGTGCTCGAGCGATTCCGCCTCGTCGTGGACCTGGTCCCAGCGGTAGCCGAGCATCTCCACGAGGAACGTCTCGATCAGCCGGTGCCGCCGCACCATCTCCAGCGCCAGGCGCCGGCCGTCCTCGGTCAGCGACACCGAGCCGTAGCGTTCGTAGTCGACGAGCCCCAGCCGCCCGAGTTTGCGCACGGCGTCGGAGGCCGTGGGCAGCTTCACCCCGACGCGCGCGGCCAGCGCGGTCGGCGAGACCGGTTCGTCGCTCCACTCCTGGAGCGTCCACATGGCCTTGAGGTAGTTCTGGAAATTCGGCGAAAGCTCGGACAATGCGGGCGAACCTGCGGCGGCGCGCGTCGCAAAGCCCTCGGCCGGGGCACCCGGCGCGGGCCGATTCTCCTGCTCGGACGCGGACTCTGGCATGCCGGGAACGTTACCGCACCCCGTCGCCGCTGCCCGGCGGGTTCCTCCGCCCGAGCGTCAGAATGTGGATGCTCACTCCCGTGCCGATCACCGCGAACACCACCCACGGCCAGGTCTTTCCGATCAGCCACGCCGACACGCCGAGGCCCGTCCACAACAGCGCGAGCGTCTGCACCTTGTACGGCAGGCTCATCCGGCCGGAGTAGTACTGGTGCAGGTAGGCGCCGAAGACCCGGTGGCCCAGCAGATACGCCAGCAGCCGGTCCGAGGCCCTGGCGAAGCACAGCGCGGACAACAGCAGAAACGGCGTCGTCGGCAGCAGCGGCAGCACCGCACCGACCGCGCCGAGGACCAGGCTGGCCAGGCCCGCGCCGATGAGCCCCCAGCGCATCGCCCGCGACTTCACCGGCCGCGGGACGGGTTCAGCTGCCATCGGAGACCACGCCGCGGAGCATGCGGCGCAGGCCCTCGCGAATCTCGCCCTCGTCGGCCCGGCCGGAGGCGACCAGTTCCGCGCCGCGCTGGGCGGCGACATCGAGGATGGGCAGCGCGGCGACGGCGACGGGACCGCCGGTCTCGCGCAGCAGCCCGTGCAGCGTCGGCACCAGCGCGTTGTGGGCCTCCTGCACCCGCGGATCCATGAACGCCTCCGGGACCTGCTTGGCGGCGACCATCAGCTGGCCGTGGTCGCCTTTCGCGAACAGTCGGAACGTCTCGTCGACGTAGACCTCCAGGCGGGCCAGCGGGTCGTCGCCCGCGGCGTCCATCGCGTCGGCGATGCCGCCGGTCCAGTTCGGGATGATGTCCAGCAGCAGCTGGACCACCAGGTCCTTCCGCGACTTCACGTACAGGTACACGCTCGACCGCGCCAGGCCCATGGCCTCGGCGACCTCGGTGAGCGTGGGCACGTCGCCGCCGGATTCCCCGATCAGCCGCTCGGCGGCGTCGAGGAGCGCGCGGTGCTGCGCCGCCCGGTGCTCCACGACGGTGGGGCCGGTGATCTTCGGCATGGCGTCTCCTCTCGGCGGCGTCCCGCGGGCGCGTGCGCGTGCGCGGGGGCGGGCTCGTGCGCGGGTGGGCGCGGCGGGTTCCGCGGCGGGCGCGGCATGCCGTCGGCCTGCGGTTTTCCATCGCTTGACGACGTCCCAACCCAAAACGTCACTATACCCCGCCGATTTGGCGCCGCGGACGCGATACGGCCCGAATGCCGCCGCGCGCGTACCCTCCGGTTACATGGCCAGCAAGAACGTCACCTTCACCGGATCCACCGGCGAAACCATCGCCGCAACCATCGATCTGCCCGACGG
This genomic stretch from Corynebacterium hansenii harbors:
- a CDS encoding metal ABC transporter permease, giving the protein MSFLAGTLLLAVVTALACALPGVFVVLRRDSMLVDAIAHSVLPGIVVGYFFTRNLDSPWLILGAATAGLIVVLGSQWLTDSGLIAGDAPQGLVFPALFSGGVILVTLNFANVHLDTHAVLVGDLNLAAFRHLTIGGSSIGPAYLYVMLAVLAVNVAFLAAFRPQLTATTFDGPFAASIGIPVKAVNTVFMFLVSVTVTAAFNAAGAILVIALVVVPAATAHLLTSRLSTMFAVTAAVAVGGGIAGFWGAYVLHAATSAAMSVCYGSIFIAAHLYTRARSRRARALSRTA
- a CDS encoding YbaN family protein gives rise to the protein MAAEPVPRPVKSRAMRWGLIGAGLASLVLGAVGAVLPLLPTTPFLLLSALCFARASDRLLAYLLGHRVFGAYLHQYYSGRMSLPYKVQTLALLWTGLGVSAWLIGKTWPWVVFAVIGTGVSIHILTLGRRNPPGSGDGVR
- a CDS encoding TetR/AcrR family transcriptional regulator, which encodes MPKITGPTVVEHRAAQHRALLDAAERLIGESGGDVPTLTEVAEAMGLARSSVYLYVKSRKDLVVQLLLDIIPNWTGGIADAMDAAGDDPLARLEVYVDETFRLFAKGDHGQLMVAAKQVPEAFMDPRVQEAHNALVPTLHGLLRETGGPVAVAALPILDVAAQRGAELVASGRADEGEIREGLRRMLRGVVSDGS
- a CDS encoding metal ABC transporter permease, whose amino-acid sequence is MTLADFFADHTYRMVFFGTGLIGLVAGALGSFAYLRKQSLVSDVVSHSALPGTLVAFLIAGAIPGLGGRNMAALIIGAIVAGALAAWYSNAVAATSKIRIDTAMAVTLTVFFGAGMVLMRVITNRPFPDKGGIQDYLFGNASVITRADLVTSLAVGVVALAPMLLLWKEFQIRTFDPAHATSLGFRPGLIDGIMFTCIVVATVIGVKAVGLVLMVAFVVTPPAAARQWTRSLPTMVGLSAAIGAVGSGVGAYLSIALGKIPTGPLIVITLFVIFLVSMLFAPRRSVVTQAIARVRGRADLARELRAQAPARAGAGLDALTGTGNGAVNGAANGVVNGTGNGAGNGAVNGTVNGSRREVAR
- a CDS encoding metal-dependent transcriptional regulator, translated to MPESASEQENRPAPGAPAEGFATRAAAGSPALSELSPNFQNYLKAMWTLQEWSDEPVSPTALAARVGVKLPTASDAVRKLGRLGLVDYERYGSVSLTEDGRRLALEMVRRHRLIETFLVEMLGYRWDQVHDEAESLEHAVSGFMIDRIDDRLGHPDRDPHGDPIPRAGDEPSLPGVVVLTGIEPGCRVRVERISDEDPELLQFFAGHGIGVGVDLELRPGAPFSDSVEVAVIDGGDGEGYGAGEGYGAGDVEGAGGGAAPAGSLPLGRTATDAIWVTPCG